In Candidatus Cybelea sp., the following proteins share a genomic window:
- a CDS encoding HlyD family secretion protein, with amino-acid sequence MDTREADQQKTIERKGNGTGRAAPQEVRADDAGESRGRPRKRIFFIIGAVVVIAVALIWGLPWLNFMLSHEGTDDAHVAADEVAVTSKIPERINQILVDTNQQVHRGQLLIVLDNKDEIARLRAAQAQYDLAVANQHATTTQGQGAVAQASGAIGNVQAQVPAAQAGVEQATAQLRAAQAQVPAARQSYDKAQADLDRAQSLVSTGDVASQTLDAARAQSAGAAAQLRGAQDQVNVAEAAVYAAQSRVSAAQAGVAEASGGLTTAQGKLAQASDPSQVEAAKAQLNLAKQNLNYTHIYASTDGYIGEKSAEVGQTVGAGITLLTIVPHKIYITANYKETQMGKMRVGQPVDIKVDAYRGLTFHGHVASINPASENTYALVPAQNASGNFVKVTQRIPVRVEVDNPPADYPLRPGMSVETYVRVK; translated from the coding sequence ATGGATACGAGAGAAGCTGATCAGCAAAAGACGATCGAACGCAAGGGGAACGGCACCGGAAGGGCCGCGCCCCAAGAGGTTCGCGCCGACGACGCCGGCGAGTCGCGGGGGCGGCCGCGCAAGCGGATATTCTTCATCATCGGCGCGGTCGTCGTGATTGCCGTCGCCTTGATCTGGGGTCTGCCGTGGTTGAACTTCATGCTTTCGCACGAAGGCACCGACGACGCGCACGTCGCCGCCGACGAGGTTGCGGTCACGAGTAAGATCCCCGAGCGCATCAACCAGATCTTGGTCGATACGAACCAGCAGGTCCATCGCGGGCAGCTCCTGATCGTTCTCGACAACAAGGACGAGATCGCGCGGTTGCGCGCGGCGCAAGCGCAGTACGACCTCGCGGTCGCAAACCAGCACGCGACGACCACCCAGGGGCAGGGCGCCGTGGCGCAGGCGAGCGGCGCGATTGGCAACGTGCAAGCGCAGGTCCCGGCGGCCCAGGCCGGCGTGGAACAGGCGACGGCGCAGCTGCGCGCCGCACAGGCGCAGGTCCCCGCCGCGCGCCAATCCTACGATAAAGCGCAGGCCGATCTCGATCGTGCGCAGTCGCTGGTAAGCACCGGCGACGTGGCTTCGCAGACGCTCGACGCGGCCCGCGCCCAGAGCGCAGGCGCGGCGGCGCAGCTGCGGGGCGCGCAGGATCAGGTCAACGTCGCGGAGGCGGCGGTCTATGCCGCGCAGAGCCGCGTCTCGGCAGCGCAGGCCGGCGTCGCAGAGGCCTCCGGCGGCCTCACAACGGCACAGGGTAAACTCGCCCAAGCCTCCGATCCCAGCCAAGTCGAAGCCGCAAAGGCGCAGCTCAACCTCGCCAAGCAGAATCTCAACTACACCCACATCTACGCTTCGACCGATGGCTACATCGGTGAGAAGAGCGCGGAAGTCGGGCAGACGGTCGGCGCCGGCATCACGCTGCTGACGATCGTACCGCACAAGATCTACATCACCGCAAACTACAAAGAAACTCAGATGGGCAAGATGCGAGTCGGCCAGCCCGTGGATATAAAAGTCGACGCCTATCGCGGCCTGACGTTCCACGGCCACGTCGCCTCCATCAACCCAGCTTCGGAAAATACCTACGCCTTGGTGCCGGCGCAGAACGCGAGCGGCAACTTCGTGAAGGTGACGCAACGTATACCCGTGCGTGTCGAGGTCGACAATCCGCCCGCCGACTATCCGCTACGCCCCGGCATGAGCGTCGAGACATACGTCCGCGTGAAGTAA
- a CDS encoding TetR/AcrR family transcriptional regulator — MIETRKLDLGRSASPEETRERILVATREVIGRKGKRGATTREIADVAGVNEATLFRHFGTKESLLVACAQHFCGHLELAGAAATRSGDLAQDLLALARLMFARFVALGDMIRWSLVEQEYEQDIFAETAWRPQLAILAVLTEFMKRRIEGGELRGEPQKLAMVFLGLVFMHALGRKKFPGSPLHGGDPDNALRFYIDVFLNGVKNS, encoded by the coding sequence ATGATCGAGACCCGCAAACTAGATCTCGGCCGTTCGGCCTCGCCGGAAGAGACGCGCGAGCGCATCCTCGTCGCGACGCGTGAAGTGATCGGCCGCAAGGGCAAGCGCGGGGCGACCACGCGCGAGATCGCCGACGTCGCCGGCGTCAACGAAGCGACCCTCTTTCGTCACTTTGGAACCAAGGAATCGCTGCTGGTCGCCTGCGCGCAGCACTTTTGCGGACACCTCGAACTCGCCGGCGCTGCCGCAACGCGCAGCGGCGACCTTGCGCAGGACTTGCTGGCGCTCGCGCGCCTGATGTTCGCTCGTTTCGTCGCGCTCGGCGATATGATTCGCTGGTCGCTGGTCGAGCAGGAGTACGAACAAGATATCTTTGCCGAGACGGCCTGGCGGCCGCAGCTCGCAATCCTCGCCGTGCTGACGGAGTTCATGAAGCGCCGTATCGAGGGCGGCGAACTGCGAGGCGAGCCGCAGAAGCTCGCGATGGTATTTTTGGGCCTGGTGTTCATGCATGCGCTCGGGCGAAAGAAGTTTCCCGGTTCGCCGCTCCACGGCGGGGACCCGGATAACGCGCTGCGTTTTTATATCGACGTTTTTCTCAATGGGGTAAAGAACTCGTAA
- a CDS encoding STAS domain-containing protein, whose protein sequence is MRSTGLSTNSVLIEYRPGVYAALEAEVLAAIQEDGADRVVLDLDKLDRLDSGGVREVISLLRRVRSIGGDLALRSTNPEVLRTLSATGLDRVFSLEGEAV, encoded by the coding sequence GTGAGGAGTACAGGGCTGAGCACGAATTCCGTTCTTATCGAGTACCGGCCTGGGGTCTATGCGGCCCTTGAGGCCGAGGTGCTCGCGGCTATCCAAGAGGACGGCGCCGACCGCGTCGTTCTCGATCTCGACAAGCTCGACCGGCTCGATTCGGGCGGCGTCCGCGAGGTGATCTCCCTGCTGCGGCGCGTCCGCTCCATCGGGGGCGACCTGGCGCTGCGATCGACCAACCCCGAAGTGCTCCGTACGCTTTCCGCGACCGGGCTGGACCGTGTCTTTTCACTCGAAGGAGAGGCGGTGTAG
- a CDS encoding amidohydrolase family protein, giving the protein MTSELVRCARALVGGELREDYAFAVREGRIAAAGNFLDVRDTAGDLEARSFPVDRLIVPGFINGHSHAYQILLRGWADDLPFAKWRSDALYRVVPHLTADDIYWTFALAFSEMLAAGITTVAEFFYLNGEGNAHAEAAIRAARETGIRLVFARTWMDAEYAPAQFRESIDLAAERTRELMERYPEANVCVAPHSLHAASHDMIRSAAEFASDRDCMLHIHVAEAPYEGEETLARFGATPVALLDRLGALTQRTVAIHAIYLSEQEKEMIARAGARVIHNPMTNQYLGDGICDVVGLRSLGVVMGLGCDADVKPSVIDEMRAATLLQKLRRLDGAAFGAHNAFALGTAQGASALRLDAGDLREGLPADYVVLDASGIDRWSPPLNALVYRGEDSWVQATFVDGRRVYVGEASPLARRARDEVDKIAKHRVQ; this is encoded by the coding sequence GTGACCAGCGAGCTGGTCCGCTGTGCGCGCGCGCTCGTCGGCGGCGAGCTGCGTGAGGACTATGCGTTCGCGGTGCGCGAGGGGCGGATCGCGGCTGCCGGTAACTTCCTCGACGTCCGCGACACGGCAGGCGACCTGGAGGCTCGCTCCTTCCCGGTCGATCGCCTGATCGTCCCCGGATTCATCAACGGCCACAGCCACGCGTATCAGATTCTCTTACGCGGCTGGGCCGATGACCTGCCTTTTGCGAAGTGGCGCAGCGACGCGCTCTATCGCGTCGTCCCGCATCTGACTGCCGACGACATCTATTGGACGTTTGCGCTGGCCTTCTCCGAAATGCTCGCCGCCGGCATCACGACGGTCGCGGAGTTCTTCTATCTCAACGGAGAGGGAAACGCGCACGCCGAGGCCGCGATCCGCGCCGCGCGGGAGACGGGAATCCGCTTGGTCTTCGCCCGCACGTGGATGGACGCCGAGTATGCTCCAGCGCAGTTTCGCGAGAGCATCGATCTCGCCGCCGAACGAACGCGCGAGTTGATGGAACGGTATCCGGAGGCGAACGTCTGCGTGGCGCCGCACTCGCTGCACGCCGCCTCGCACGATATGATCCGCAGCGCCGCGGAGTTTGCGAGCGATCGCGACTGCATGCTGCACATCCACGTTGCGGAGGCTCCGTATGAAGGCGAAGAGACGCTTGCGCGTTTCGGTGCCACGCCGGTTGCATTGCTCGACCGCCTCGGGGCGCTGACGCAGCGCACGGTGGCAATTCACGCCATCTACCTCTCCGAGCAGGAGAAGGAGATGATCGCGCGGGCCGGCGCTCGCGTCATCCACAACCCGATGACCAATCAGTACCTCGGCGACGGCATCTGCGACGTCGTCGGTCTGCGCTCACTCGGAGTCGTGATGGGATTGGGATGCGACGCCGACGTCAAGCCCTCGGTGATCGACGAGATGCGCGCGGCGACGCTCTTGCAAAAGCTGCGGCGGCTGGACGGCGCGGCATTCGGCGCGCACAATGCGTTCGCGCTCGGCACCGCGCAGGGTGCGAGTGCGCTGCGTCTCGATGCCGGGGATCTGCGCGAAGGACTGCCGGCCGATTACGTCGTGCTCGACGCATCGGGGATCGATCGGTGGTCGCCGCCGCTCAATGCGCTCGTCTATCGCGGCGAAGATTCGTGGGTGCAGGCGACCTTCGTGGACGGGCGCCGCGTCTACGTCGGTGAAGCCTCGCCGCTGGCGCGCCGAGCCCGGGACGAGGTCGACAAAATCGCGAAGCACCGAGTTCAATGA